In Flavobacterium cerinum, one genomic interval encodes:
- a CDS encoding SixA phosphatase family protein, with translation MKNLILIRHAKSSWETPSKDIDRPISQRGIHDANTIFSQISNFLPKTFLVWSSTAKRARETAMIFSQNLSIPYESIIINEDLYTFDSRNLEAAIKKCENRFDSLILFGHNEAITDFVNKFGDLYIDNVPTAGLVSITFEQDNWDDINKGRTIKTLFPRQLKV, from the coding sequence ATGAAAAATTTAATTCTAATTCGTCATGCAAAATCAAGCTGGGAAACACCTAGTAAAGATATAGACAGACCCATTTCCCAAAGAGGTATTCATGATGCCAACACCATTTTTAGTCAAATAAGTAATTTCTTACCTAAAACATTTTTGGTATGGAGTAGTACGGCTAAACGGGCAAGGGAAACGGCGATGATCTTTTCACAAAATCTCTCTATTCCTTATGAAAGTATCATTATAAATGAAGACTTATATACGTTTGACAGCAGAAATCTGGAAGCGGCCATAAAAAAATGCGAAAACAGGTTTGACAGCCTAATTCTTTTCGGACATAACGAGGCTATAACAGATTTTGTTAATAAATTTGGTGACCTTTATATTGACAATGTTCCCACTGCCGGATTGGTTTCTATAACATTTGAGCAGGATAACTGGGACGATATTAATAAAGGGCGAACAATTAAAACCTTATTTCCAAGGCAGTTAAAAGTATGA
- a CDS encoding HYR-like domain-containing protein, translating into MRNFTQLSSIISAPTSKLVLTLLLALSATGMFSQVRVPFTQRTSQYTPTKKIYNIQGDFTMIGNTNLTLVNYGDNTNNSNNDMQYVDVDSDNNTFNSSSATLNFSTENGAVPNCSKIIYAGLYWSARASNSSSSPDTFSVTKNVPGPPQAVNNNQTVGHNNTVTNTQYSMNVSRQGNNNSYYVRYEFTGNGDNVQFEFQNSAPYIRYRVNSGSWVNPTNQVVSNSGNTRVVTFDPVTVYTESGGITLTVNGLERDSRQNRSTSEYQSTSFAYTNVSGTIATTVSVTKNFNKRQVLLQGPGASGYTPVTANTNDIYYPNSSDDFIYSAYAEVTDYVKQYGLGAYTVADVAMVEGNGGSVGYYGGWGLIVIYENSKMKWRDVTVFDGHAYVSGSNTTSFELPVSGFNTAQTGPINLKLGLMAGEGDRGISGDYFSIQKQSDNSWLDLNHSGNSTTNFFNSSILTGGNTRNPNLLNNTGLDISMFTIPNASNSVITNNQTSTKFRYGTTQDTYSIFTIAMSVDAYIPQPQGISSVTTINGNPASLPLTAQPGQEIVYKIKVLNEGSEAINNATLEIPVPFTASYVNGSASGAVFFSPAPTPNAVSFNPSQGANGTIIWNIGTLPLPANPSDVLGEFTFKLKATEDCSILKNTHCNPAITIYGYINGVGAISGVAVSTKPFIQGYTASGICQGEPIKDPLTVNINAQDYITNHCQNTPDEIVFNFCNTSGSIAVSQISGAFPPGTRFYNSYPVGPNTVEYTATNPFPATVGTQTYYGIPPGSNDCYYTFKISISASPVLTAPANYTLEGCSTAAITGLVYSETPVSISLAQFLAAGGTTTNQSLNYTISYVDTKSGTCPIVVTRKFTISSPCSSNQIFTQQITIKDTTPPVAPAPPAAVTVACGNNVPAMISLTANDNCSGAITVQGQDVTTPGNCPNSYTIVRTWTFTDACGNTSSVSQNITVNDNVAPVVPTAPAAVTVACSNNIPAMISLTANDNCSGAITVQGQDVTTPGNCPNSYTIVRTWTFTDACGNTSSVSQNITVNDNVAPVVPTAPAAVTVACSNNIPAMISLTANDNCSGAITVQGQDATTPGNCPNSYTIVRTWTFTDACGNTSSVSQNINVNDNIAPVVPTAPADVTVSCGGDVPAMISLTANDNCSGAITVQGQDATTPGNCPNSYTIVRTWTFTDACGNTSSVSQNINVNDNVAPTFTAPADITIYADANCNYNASVATTGDVTNENDNCSTGLQATYTDAVADGNCAGSKIITRTWTLVDQCGNTTTHAQTITVLDNTPPMITTQAQNVTVTCDGQGNQTQLQNWLNTNGGAVASDNCGPVKWSNNFSTLGNNCSDSVTVIFTATDACNNTSTTQATFTVNDNVPPVAPTPPAAVTVSCGGDVPAMISLTANDNCSGAITVQGQDATTPGNCPNSYTIVRTWTFTDACGNTSSVSQNINVNDNVAPVVPTAPAAITVSCGGDVPEMISLTANDNCSGAITVQGQDATTPGNCPNSYTIVRTWTFTDACGNTSSVSQNINVNDNIAPVVPTAPADVTVSCGGDVPAMISLTANDNCSGAITVQGQDVTTQGNCPNSYTIVRTWTFTDACGNTSSVSQNINVNDNVAPVVPTAPAAITVSCGGDVPEMISLTANDNCSGAITVQGQDATTPGNCPNSYTIVRTWTFTDACGNTSSVSQNINVNDNIAPVVPTAPADVTVSCGGDVPAMISLTANDNCSGAITVQGQDVTTQGNCPNSYTIVRTWTFTDACGNTSSVSQNINVNDNVAPVVPTAPAAITVSCGGDVPEMISLTANDNCSGAITVQGQDATTPGNCPNSYTIVRTWTFTDACGNTSSVSQNINVNDNIAPVVPTAPADVTVSCGGDVPAMISLTANDNCSGAITVQGQDATTPGNCPNSYTIVRTWTFTDACGNTSSVSQNINVNDNVAPTFTAPADITIYADANCNYNASVATTGDVTNENDNCSTGLQATYTDAVADGNCAGSKIITRTWTLVDQCGNTTTHTQTITVLDNTPPMITTQAQNVTVTCDGQGNQTQLQNWLNTNGGAVASDNCGPVKWSNNFSTLGNNCSDSVTVIFTATDACNNTSTTQATFTVNDNVPPVAPTPPAAVTVSCGGDVPAMISLTANDNCSGAITVQGQDATTPGNCPNSYTIVRTWTFTDACGNTSSVSQNINVNDNVAPVVPTAPAAITVSCGGDVPEMISLTANDNCSGAITVQGQDVTTQGNCPNSYTIVRTWTFTDACGNTSSVSQNINVNDNIAPVVPTAPAAITVSCGGDVPAMISLTANDNCSGAITVQGQDATTPGNCPNSYTIVRTWTFTDACGNTSSVSQNINVNDNIAPVVPTAPADVTVSCSGEVPAMISLTANDNCSGEITVQGQDVTTQGNCPNSYTIVRTWTFTDACGNTSSVSQNINVNDNIAPVVPTAPAAITVSCGGDVPAMISLTANDNCSGAITVQGQDVTTQGNCPNSYTIVRTWTFTDACGNTSSVSQNINVNDNIAPVVPTAPADVTVSCGGDVPAMISLTANDNCSGEITVQGQDATTPSNCPNSYTIVRTWTFTDACGNTSSVSQNINVNDNIAPVVPTAPADVTVSCGGDVPAMISLTANDNCSGEITVQGQDVTTQGNCPNSYTIVRTWTFTDTCGNTSSVSQNINVNDNIAPVVPTAPADVTVSCSGEVPAMISLTANDNCSGEITVQGQDVTTQGNCPNSYTIVRTWTFTDTCGNTSSVSQNINVNDNVAPVVPTAPADVTVSCGGDVPAMISLTANDNCSGEITVQGQDVTTQGNCPNSYTIVRTWTFTDACGNTSSVSQNINVNDNVAPVVPTAPAAITVSCGGEVPAMISLTANDNCSGEITVQGQDVTTQGNCPNSYTIVRTWTFTDACGNTSSISQNINVNDNVAPVVPTAPADVTVSCGGEVPAMISLTANDNCSGEITVQGQDVTTQGNCPNSYTIVRTWTFTDACGNTSSVSQNINVNDNIAPVVPTAPADVTVSCGGEVPAMISLTANDNCSGEITVQGQDVTAQGNCPNSYIITRTWTFTDACGNTANSIQLITVSDDIAPSLTSTLDAEVNANCADIPPVPEPTFTDNCGSTVTVDYSENITNQTSEAYDIIRSWTVSDTCFNQQTYTQTVHVTISNPLTVIAKAICIKDEPVNLFSVLPEGTPQNGTWSTPNAGAALEGSIFTAGQLTPGNYIVRYTLTEGDCPRIFEINIEVHERCIVLPACSINVYNAVSPNDDGYNDVFFIDGITCYPQNNVEIYNRWGILVFSTDGYDNTTRVFRGVSEGRATFNKGAELPDGTYFYILKYKDESGTEFTKTGYLYLNR; encoded by the coding sequence ATGAGAAACTTTACACAATTAAGTAGTATCATATCGGCTCCTACCTCCAAACTTGTACTAACACTTCTTTTGGCTCTTTCTGCTACCGGAATGTTTTCTCAGGTTCGGGTTCCGTTTACCCAGCGAACTTCACAATATACTCCCACCAAAAAGATTTATAATATTCAGGGAGATTTTACCATGATCGGGAATACTAACCTGACATTGGTAAACTATGGGGATAACACGAACAACAGTAATAACGATATGCAATATGTGGATGTTGACAGTGATAACAATACGTTTAACTCTTCTTCAGCCACACTGAATTTTTCGACCGAAAACGGTGCTGTTCCAAACTGTTCTAAAATTATTTATGCAGGATTGTACTGGTCAGCCCGGGCTTCTAACAGCAGTTCCAGTCCGGATACTTTTTCGGTAACTAAAAACGTTCCCGGTCCGCCGCAAGCTGTAAATAACAATCAGACGGTTGGTCATAATAATACGGTGACCAATACACAATATTCTATGAATGTTTCCCGTCAAGGTAATAATAACAGCTATTATGTACGGTATGAATTCACCGGAAACGGAGACAATGTTCAATTTGAATTTCAGAATTCAGCACCTTATATCCGTTATCGTGTTAACAGCGGTAGTTGGGTGAATCCGACTAATCAGGTTGTAAGTAATTCCGGCAATACACGAGTAGTTACTTTTGATCCGGTAACCGTATACACAGAATCCGGAGGTATTACACTTACCGTAAACGGATTAGAAAGAGATTCCAGACAAAACCGATCTACATCAGAATATCAGTCGACTTCCTTTGCTTATACCAATGTAAGCGGTACCATTGCAACAACTGTTTCGGTTACCAAAAACTTTAACAAAAGACAAGTTTTATTACAAGGTCCCGGAGCATCCGGTTATACCCCGGTTACAGCCAATACAAATGATATCTATTATCCGAACAGCTCCGATGATTTTATTTATTCTGCTTACGCTGAAGTAACCGATTATGTAAAACAATACGGATTGGGAGCCTATACTGTTGCCGATGTAGCCATGGTAGAAGGAAACGGAGGCTCTGTAGGATACTATGGTGGTTGGGGTTTGATTGTTATCTACGAAAACTCAAAAATGAAATGGAGAGATGTAACCGTTTTTGATGGTCATGCATATGTAAGCGGAAGCAATACAACCAGTTTTGAATTGCCAGTATCCGGTTTTAATACCGCTCAGACAGGTCCGATTAATCTTAAACTGGGATTAATGGCCGGTGAAGGTGATCGCGGTATTAGCGGTGATTATTTCAGCATACAAAAACAAAGCGACAACAGCTGGCTGGATTTAAATCATTCCGGAAATTCGACAACCAACTTTTTCAATTCATCGATTCTAACAGGTGGTAACACCCGAAATCCGAACTTGTTAAATAATACCGGATTGGATATTAGTATGTTTACGATACCAAACGCGAGTAACAGTGTAATTACCAATAACCAGACTTCAACCAAATTCCGGTATGGAACAACACAGGATACCTACTCTATTTTTACAATAGCCATGTCGGTTGATGCGTATATACCGCAACCGCAAGGTATATCTTCTGTTACAACCATTAACGGTAATCCTGCCAGCCTTCCGTTAACGGCACAACCGGGTCAGGAAATCGTATACAAAATAAAAGTTTTAAATGAAGGATCTGAAGCCATTAATAATGCGACTTTAGAAATCCCGGTTCCTTTTACCGCCAGCTATGTAAACGGAAGTGCTTCCGGTGCTGTCTTTTTCAGTCCGGCTCCTACTCCAAATGCAGTATCATTTAATCCGTCTCAGGGTGCTAACGGTACTATAATATGGAATATAGGAACATTACCGCTTCCTGCCAATCCGTCTGACGTTTTGGGTGAGTTTACCTTTAAGCTTAAAGCTACCGAAGATTGTAGTATTCTTAAAAATACGCATTGTAATCCTGCCATAACGATTTACGGTTATATTAACGGTGTTGGTGCAATATCCGGCGTTGCCGTTTCGACTAAACCTTTTATTCAAGGCTATACTGCTTCCGGAATATGTCAGGGTGAACCGATAAAAGATCCGTTAACGGTTAATATTAACGCACAGGATTATATAACCAACCATTGTCAGAATACACCGGATGAGATTGTCTTTAACTTTTGTAATACTTCCGGAAGTATTGCTGTATCACAAATAAGTGGTGCATTTCCTCCCGGAACCCGTTTTTACAATAGTTATCCGGTAGGTCCGAATACTGTCGAATATACTGCTACCAATCCGTTTCCGGCAACCGTTGGAACACAAACCTATTATGGTATTCCTCCGGGAAGTAATGACTGTTATTACACCTTTAAAATCAGTATTTCTGCCAGTCCTGTACTAACAGCGCCGGCTAATTATACGCTCGAAGGATGTAGTACAGCTGCCATAACCGGACTGGTATATAGTGAAACACCGGTAAGTATTAGTCTTGCGCAATTTCTTGCAGCAGGCGGAACAACTACAAACCAATCCTTAAATTATACGATTTCGTATGTCGATACAAAATCCGGAACCTGCCCTATAGTAGTGACACGAAAATTTACAATTAGCTCTCCTTGTAGTAGTAATCAAATTTTCACGCAACAAATTACTATAAAAGACACAACACCTCCGGTAGCTCCTGCACCTCCGGCTGCTGTAACTGTAGCTTGTGGTAATAACGTACCGGCAATGATCAGTTTAACAGCGAATGACAATTGTTCCGGTGCAATAACCGTACAAGGTCAGGATGTAACCACGCCGGGTAATTGTCCGAATTCTTATACTATTGTAAGAACATGGACGTTTACTGATGCCTGTGGTAATACTTCTAGTGTATCACAAAACATCACTGTTAATGATAACGTAGCACCAGTAGTGCCAACGGCTCCGGCTGCTGTAACTGTAGCTTGTAGCAATAACATACCGGCAATGATTAGTTTAACAGCGAATGACAATTGTTCCGGTGCAATAACCGTACAAGGTCAGGATGTAACCACGCCGGGTAACTGTCCGAATTCCTATACTATCGTTAGAACCTGGACGTTTACTGATGCCTGTGGTAATACTTCTAGTGTATCACAAAACATCACTGTTAATGATAACGTAGCACCAGTAGTGCCAACTGCTCCGGCTGCTGTAACTGTAGCTTGTAGCAATAACATACCGGCAATGATTAGTTTAACAGCGAATGACAACTGTTCCGGTGCAATAACCGTACAAGGTCAGGATGCAACCACTCCGGGTAATTGTCCGAATTCTTATACTATTGTAAGAACATGGACGTTTACTGATGCCTGTGGTAATACTTCTAGTGTATCACAAAACATCAACGTTAATGATAACATAGCACCAGTGGTTCCAACCGCTCCGGCTGATGTAACCGTAAGTTGCGGTGGCGATGTTCCTGCGATGATCAGTTTAACAGCTAATGATAATTGTTCAGGTGCAATAACTGTTCAAGGTCAGGATGCAACCACTCCGGGTAATTGTCCGAATTCTTATACTATTGTAAGAACCTGGACGTTTACCGATGCTTGTGGCAACACCTCTAGCGTATCACAAAACATCAACGTTAATGATAATGTAGCACCAACATTTACAGCTCCGGCAGACATAACCATTTATGCTGATGCCAACTGTAACTATAATGCTTCTGTTGCGACTACAGGTGATGTAACTAATGAAAATGATAACTGTTCAACCGGCTTACAGGCAACTTATACCGATGCCGTTGCTGATGGCAATTGCGCCGGTTCAAAAATTATTACCAGAACCTGGACTTTAGTTGATCAATGTGGTAATACAACGACTCATGCACAAACCATTACCGTTCTGGATAATACTCCTCCAATGATCACCACACAAGCACAAAATGTGACCGTAACTTGTGATGGTCAAGGTAACCAGACACAATTGCAAAATTGGTTAAATACCAATGGTGGTGCAGTCGCTTCTGATAATTGCGGACCGGTAAAATGGAGTAATAATTTTAGCACTTTAGGTAATAATTGTTCTGATAGTGTAACGGTTATTTTTACGGCAACAGATGCTTGTAATAATACATCGACTACTCAGGCTACATTTACAGTTAATGACAATGTACCTCCGGTAGCTCCTACGCCTCCGGCTGCTGTAACCGTAAGTTGCGGTGGCGATGTTCCTGCGATGATCAGTTTGACTGCTAATGATAACTGTTCCGGTGCAATAACCGTTCAAGGTCAGGATGCAACTACTCCGGGTAACTGTCCGAATTCCTATACTATCGTTAGAACCTGGACGTTTACAGATGCTTGTGGTAATACTTCTAGTGTATCACAAAACATCAACGTTAATGATAACGTAGCGCCAGTAGTTCCAACTGCTCCGGCTGCTATAACCGTAAGTTGTGGTGGTGATGTTCCTGAGATGATCAGTTTAACAGCTAATGATAATTGTTCCGGTGCAATAACCGTACAAGGTCAGGATGCAACCACTCCGGGTAATTGTCCTAATTCCTATACTATTGTAAGAACCTGGACGTTTACAGATGCTTGTGGAAATACCTCTAGCGTATCACAAAACATCAACGTTAATGATAACATAGCGCCAGTGGTTCCAACTGCTCCGGCTGATGTAACTGTAAGTTGTGGTGGTGATGTTCCTGCGATGATCAGTTTAACAGCGAATGACAATTGTTCCGGTGCAATTACCGTACAGGGTCAGGATGTAACAACACAAGGTAATTGCCCGAATTCCTATACTATTGTAAGAACCTGGACGTTTACAGATGCTTGTGGAAATACCTCTAGCGTATCACAAAACATCAACGTTAATGATAACGTAGCACCAGTAGTTCCAACTGCTCCGGCTGCTATAACCGTAAGTTGTGGTGGTGATGTTCCTGAGATGATCAGTTTAACAGCTAATGATAATTGTTCCGGTGCAATAACCGTACAAGGTCAGGATGCAACCACTCCGGGTAATTGTCCGAATTCCTATACTATTGTAAGAACCTGGACGTTTACAGATGCTTGTGGAAATACCTCTAGCGTATCACAAAACATCAACGTTAATGATAACATAGCGCCAGTGGTTCCAACTGCTCCGGCTGATGTAACTGTAAGTTGTGGTGGTGATGTTCCTGCGATGATCAGTTTAACAGCTAATGATAATTGTTCCGGTGCAATTACCGTACAGGGTCAGGATGTAACAACACAAGGTAATTGCCCGAATTCCTATACTATCGTTAGAACCTGGACGTTTACAGATGCTTGTGGTAATACTTCTAGTGTATCACAAAACATCAACGTTAATGATAACGTAGCGCCAGTAGTTCCAACTGCTCCGGCTGCTATAACCGTAAGTTGTGGTGGTGATGTTCCTGAGATGATCAGTTTAACAGCTAATGATAATTGTTCCGGTGCAATAACCGTACAAGGTCAGGATGCAACCACTCCGGGTAATTGTCCGAATTCCTATACTATTGTAAGAACCTGGACGTTTACAGATGCTTGTGGAAATACCTCTAGCGTATCACAAAACATCAACGTTAATGATAACATAGCGCCAGTGGTTCCAACTGCTCCGGCTGATGTAACTGTAAGTTGTGGTGGTGATGTTCCTGCGATGATCAGTTTAACAGCGAATGACAATTGTTCCGGTGCAATAACCGTACAAGGTCAGGATGCAACCACCCCGGGTAATTGTCCGAACTCGTATACAATTGTTAGAACCTGGACGTTTACCGATGCTTGTGGCAATACATCAAGCGTATCTCAAAATATTAATGTAAATGATAACGTAGCACCAACATTTACAGCTCCGGCAGACATAACCATTTATGCTGATGCCAACTGTAATTATAATGCTTCAGTTGCGACTACCGGTGATGTAACTAATGAAAATGATAACTGTTCAACCGGTTTACAGGCAACTTATACCGATGCCGTTGCTGATGGCAATTGCGCCGGTTCAAAAATTATTACCAGAACCTGGACTTTAGTTGATCAATGCGGTAATACAACTACTCACACACAAACCATTACCGTTCTGGATAATACTCCTCCAATGATCACTACACAAGCGCAAAATGTGACAGTAACTTGTGATGGTCAAGGTAACCAGACGCAATTGCAAAACTGGTTAAATACCAATGGTGGAGCTGTCGCTTCTGATAATTGCGGACCGGTAAAATGGAGTAATAATTTTAGCACTTTAGGTAATAATTGTTCTGATAGTGTAACGGTGATTTTTACGGCAACAGACGCTTGTAATAATACATCGACTACTCAGGCTACATTTACAGTAAATGATAATGTACCTCCGGTAGCTCCTACACCTCCGGCTGCTGTAACTGTAAGTTGCGGTGGCGATGTTCCTGCGATGATCAGTTTGACTGCTAATGATAACTGTTCCGGTGCAATAACCGTACAAGGTCAGGATGCAACCACTCCAGGTAATTGTCCGAACTCTTATACTATCGTTAGAACCTGGACGTTTACAGATGCTTGTGGTAATACTTCTAGTGTATCACAAAACATCAACGTTAATGATAACGTAGCACCAGTAGTTCCAACTGCTCCGGCTGCTATAACCGTAAGTTGTGGTGGTGATGTTCCTGAGATGATCAGTTTAACAGCTAATGATAATTGTTCCGGTGCAATAACCGTTCAAGGTCAGGATGTAACCACACAAGGTAATTGTCCGAACTCGTATACTATCGTTAGAACATGGACGTTTACGGATGCTTGTGGCAACACATCAAGCGTATCACAAAACATCAACGTTAATGATAACATAGCACCAGTGGTTCCAACTGCTCCGGCTGCTATAACCGTAAGTTGTGGTGGTGATGTTCCGGCAATGATCAGTTTAACAGCGAATGATAATTGTTCCGGTGCAATAACCGTACAAGGTCAGGATGCAACTACTCCGGGTAACTGTCCGAATTCCTATACTATTGTTAGAACATGGACCTTTACTGATGCTTGTGGAAACACCTCTAGCGTATCACAAAACATCAACGTTAATGACAACATAGCACCAGTGGTTCCAACCGCTCCGGCTGATGTAACCGTAAGTTGTAGTGGCGAAGTTCCGGCAATGATTAGTCTAACAGCGAATGATAACTGTTCGGGAGAAATTACCGTTCAAGGTCAGGATGTAACCACACAAGGTAATTGTCCGAACTCGTATACTATCGTTAGAACCTGGACGTTTACAGATGCTTGTGGAAATACCTCTAGCGTATCACAAAACATCAACGTTAATGATAACATAGCGCCAGTGGTTCCAACTGCTCCGGCTGCTATAACTGTAAGTTGTGGTGGTGATGTTCCTGCGATGATCAGTTTAACAGCTAATGATAATTGTTCCGGTGCAATAACCGTACAAGGTCAGGATGTAACGACACAAGGTAACTGTCCGAACTCCTATACAATCGTTAGAACCTGGACGTTTACCGATGCTTGTGGTAATACTTCTAGCGTATCTCAAAACATCAACGTTAATGATAACATTGCGCCAGTAGTTCCAACTGCTCCGGCTGATGTAACCGTAAGCTGTGGTGGTGATGTTCCGGCTATGATCAGTTTGACTGCGAATGATAACTGTTCGGGAGAAATTACCGTACAAGGTCAGGATGCAACCACTCCGAGTAATTGTCCGAATTCCTATACTATCGTTAGAACCTGGACCTTTACCGATGCTTGTGGTAATACCTCCAGCGTGTCACAAAACATCAACGTTAATGATAACATAGCACCAGTGGTTCCAACCGCTCCGGCTGATGTAACTGTAAGTTGTGGTGGTGATGTTCCGGCTATGATCAGTTTAACAGCGAATGATAACTGTTCGGGAGAAATTACCGTTCAAGGTCAGGATGTAACAACACAAGGTAACTGTCCGAATTCCTATACTATCGTAAGAACCTGGACGTTTACTGATACTTGTGGCAATACCTCTAGCGTATCTCAAAACATCAACGTTAATGACAACATAGCGCCAGTGGTTCCAACCGCTCCGGCTGATGTAACCGTAAGTTGTAGTGGCGAAGTTCCTGCGATGATCAGTTTAACTGCTAATGACAACTGTTCGGGAGAAATTACCGTTCAAGGTCAGGATGTAACAACACAAGGTAACTGTCCGAATTCCTATACTATCGTAAGAACCTGGACGTTTACGGATACTTGTGGTAACACTTCTAGCGTGTCACAAAACATCAACGTTAATGATAACGTAGCACCAGTAGTTCCAACCGCTCCGGCTGATGTAACTGTAAGTTGCGGTGGCGATGTTCCGGCAATGATTAGTCTAACAGCAAATGATAACTGTTCGGGAGAAATAACCGTACAAGGTCAGGATGTAACCACACAAGGTAACTGTCCGAATTCCTATACTATTGTTAGAACCTGGACGTTTACGGATGCTTGTGGTAATACCTCTAGCGTGTCACAAAACATCAACGTTAATGACAACGTAGCACCAGTGGTTCCAACTGCTCCGGCTGCTATAACTGTAAGTTGCGGTGGCGAAGTTCCGGCAATGATCAGTTTAACTGCGAATGACAATTGTTCGGGAGAAATTACCGTACAAGGTCAGGATGTGACTACACAAGGTAACTGTCCGAATTCCTATACTATCGTTAGAACCTGGACTTTTACAGATGCTTGTGGTAATACTTCTAGTATATCTCAAAACATCAACGTTAATGATAACGTAGCGCCAGTAGTTCCAACTGCTCCGGCTGATGTAACGGTAAGTTGTGGTGGCGAAGTTCCGGCTATGATCAGTTTAACTGCTAATGACAACTGTTCGGGAGAAATAACCGTACAAGGTCAGGATGTAACAACACAAGGTAATTGTCCGAACTCGTATACTATTGTTAGAACGTGGACCTTTACCGATGCTTGTGGTAATACCTCTAGCGTGTCACAAAACATCAACGTTAATGATAACATAGCACCAGTGGTTCCAACCGCTCCGGCTGATGTAACTGTAAGCTGCGGTGGCGAAGTTCCTGCAATGATCAGTTTAACAGCGAATGATAACTGTTCGGGAGAAATTACCGTACAAGGTCAGGATGTAACTGCACAAGGTAACTGTCCGAATTCGTATATTATTACAAGAACCTGGACGTTTACAGATGCCTGTGGTAATACTGCTAATAGTATTCAGTTGATCACTGTTTCAGATGATATAGCGCCATCGCTTACTTCAACTTTAGATGCTGAAGTCAACGCAAATTGTGCTGATATACCTCCGGTTCCGGAACCTACTTTTACCGATAATTGCGGTAGTACAGTAACTGTTGATTATAGTGAAAATATCACGAATCAAACATCGGAAGCCTATGATATCATCCGTAGCTGGACAGTAAGTGATACTTGTTTTAATCAGCAAACCTATACACAAACTGTTCATGTAACCATTAGTAATCCGTTGACTGTAATAGCCAAAGCCATTTGTATTAAAGATGAACCAGTAAATCTGTTTAGCGTATTACCGGAAGGAACTCCGCAAAACGGAACATGGTCTACACCAAATGCAGGAGCCGCTTTAGAAGGCAGTATTTTTACAGCAGGTCAGCTAACACCGGGCAACTATATTGTACGTTACACGCTTACTGAAGGTGACTGTCCGCGAATTTTTGAGATCAATATAGAAGTACACGAAAGATGTATTGTATTACCGGCCTGTTCAATAAATGTATATAATGCCGTATCTCCAAACGATGATGGTTATAATGATGTCTTTTTTATTGACGGAATTACTTGTTATCCTCAAAATAATGTTGAAATTTACAACAGATGGGGTATATTAGTATTCAGTACAGATGGTTACGATAATACAACACGGGTATTCCGAGGCGTATCAGAAGGACGTGCTACCTTTAACAAAGGGGCTGAACTACCGGATGGCACTTATTTCTACATCTTAAAATATAAAGATGAAAGTGGTACCGAATTTACTAAAACAGGCTATTTATATCTTAACCGATAG